The Salvelinus namaycush isolate Seneca chromosome 16, SaNama_1.0, whole genome shotgun sequence genome has a segment encoding these proteins:
- the LOC120061462 gene encoding nerve growth factor-like encodes MRSLLLVLLLIGIQAVLNMDGALGPVAANHSAEQHTAANGRAEQQRTARLSVSPQQEQPAADRETQQRPSRTRQAHRPASLPQDRSSSLGHSETDSSSTPSIPEVDPKLFSKRKYRTSPRVVFSDVPPSHHTLGGTGDEEEGVGDGGVRVRRRAGGQPMHRGEYSVCDSISVWLGNLTKATDIAGNEVEVLPEVKIDNVRKRQFFYETTCRVATPLGGGAGGGASSKAGCRGIDSRHWNSYCTNTHTFVRALTKFKEQTAWRLIRINAACVCVLSRKSWRH; translated from the coding sequence ATGAGGTCGTTGCTGTTGGTGCTCCTGCTCATTGGCATCCAGGCTGTACTGAACATGGACGGGGCCCTGGGCCCGGTGGCTGCCAACCACAGTGCAGAACAACACACAGCAGCCAATGGCAGAGCAGAACAGCAGCGGACGGCCCGCCTGTCAGTGTCACCTCAGCAGGAGCAGCCAGCAGCAGACAGGGAGACTCAGCAGAGACCCAGCCGGACCAGACAGGCCCACAGACCAGCCTCTCTACCCCAGGACAGGAGCTCTTCCCTGGGCCACTCTGAGACagactcctcctctaccccctccatccCGGAGGTGGACCCCAAACTGTTCAGCAAGCGGAAGTACCGCACCTCACCGCGCGTCGTCTTTAGCGACGTCCCCCCGTCTCACCACACCCTGGGGGGgacaggggatgaggaggagggggtgggggaTGGGGGAGTGAGGGTGAGGCGGAGAGCGGGGGGGCAGCCCATGCACAGGGGGGAATACTCCGTGTGTGACAGCATCAGCGTGTGGTTGGGGAACCTGACCAAGGCCACGGACATCGCCGGCAACGAGGTGGAGGTTCTACCAGAGGTGAAGATAGACAACGTCCGCAAGAGACAGTTCTTCTACGAGACCACCTGCCGCGTGGCCACACCCCTGGGGGGCGGAGCTGGGGGAGGGGCCAGTTCTAAAGCAGGGTGTCGCGGCATCGACAGCCGCCACTGGAACTCGTActgcaccaacacacacacgttCGTGCGTGCGCTCACCAAGTTCAAGGAGCAGACGGCGTGGAGGCTGATACGCATCAacgcagcgtgtgtgtgtgtcctcagccGCAAGTCCTGGAGGCACTGA